In a single window of the Myxococcaceae bacterium JPH2 genome:
- a CDS encoding HEAT repeat domain-containing protein: MAEVRRFTGGTAALSALITDASELAKGMALVDSEHLSELACHENQLLGRAQGSGAAKYQVTVTFGEDETDVSGVCSCPAARSRPFCKHAAGLLVAWSRMPEAFATTTAPTPPADVPEMKRGVKKGTTDSAELRQAGVEQVLSLVKELCLSGVASLALERPGQVGEVAMALRANGLPRMAERTQALAKCLAALHSSNGPVFEPAEFTEQLVQMHLAARKLQRHLDGEPMDAPLVEALIDQESTKTEQMPVSGLRLLGYGFQYHPDGDSADTYSSERRYVDVGSGRHYRERVPGRPNERPRPTDEGYVLHDTTGSQYAGFAPHRVEVESRTRLAVEHEDLKALLAVAHPNVASAVTAFIQQRQTPFTPDALPAVVRAQTLRIGKGRAHLTDEDGQALFFPTHEKLEELLHVALESVTLRAVIGDVRMREALPTLQPLALVVETADALEFIPLVKGGILEPSTLSRTERTDAAREVGASTAALALVETRDTLADLFSHGLAALEPREVAPLAARLKELGLEKPGSLLEALAGRTEPLERLDDFMKVFQGVSLAVTRLAAQVQVAPAALAPVATRPSLWAYEPEILLSPKKRWRKQAERELPPHQAAAQEAWSAARLNAEALLCGYYPHWSDAVASQRIPELLASHGERALQAARGALAAEHSRLVRHTGLRVLGALGGPEARRELEAAQQREEDFYLKRFAAATLQDLLAREAGDAEVARLKRQRRDAAAHLAAVVRMQPVKPWLMEPDPDYPRPGPTEEERQRAMNQLAEQNNAEVMPVLRQAVRSAGSLDTDTAMKLALLNDGTGCWRLLSLALFAVPTPGVADHPGTYGVSVLGDIHCAALVADACLEGRPPDRLAEAWSMFNLAGLHVLMDLAEHRPEALERKSLREHMKPGAFMEQFEPAIIARELSARLEAIQQASDFAERAEGLLRLAGQIPLAAKQIAEAVLRLPAVANHPVLQKQAQQLRAA, encoded by the coding sequence GTGGCTGAGGTACGACGGTTCACGGGGGGCACCGCGGCGCTGTCGGCGCTCATCACGGACGCGAGCGAGCTGGCGAAGGGCATGGCGCTGGTCGACAGCGAGCACCTGTCGGAGCTGGCGTGTCACGAGAACCAGCTCCTCGGACGGGCTCAAGGCTCGGGCGCGGCGAAGTACCAGGTCACCGTGACGTTCGGCGAGGACGAGACGGACGTGTCCGGGGTGTGCTCGTGTCCCGCGGCGCGCTCGCGGCCCTTCTGCAAGCACGCGGCGGGGCTGCTCGTCGCCTGGTCCCGGATGCCCGAGGCGTTCGCCACCACGACAGCGCCCACTCCTCCCGCCGACGTGCCCGAGATGAAGCGCGGCGTGAAGAAGGGAACGACAGACTCGGCGGAGCTGCGTCAGGCGGGCGTGGAGCAGGTGCTCTCGCTGGTGAAGGAGCTGTGCTTGTCAGGCGTGGCGTCGCTGGCCTTGGAGCGCCCGGGACAGGTGGGCGAGGTGGCCATGGCCCTGCGAGCCAATGGCCTGCCTCGGATGGCCGAGCGGACCCAGGCGTTGGCGAAGTGCCTGGCGGCCCTCCACTCGAGCAACGGCCCCGTCTTCGAGCCCGCCGAGTTCACCGAACAGCTCGTCCAGATGCACCTCGCGGCGCGCAAGCTCCAGAGGCACCTGGACGGAGAGCCGATGGATGCGCCCCTCGTCGAGGCGCTCATCGACCAAGAGTCGACGAAGACGGAGCAGATGCCGGTCTCCGGGCTGCGCCTGCTGGGGTACGGGTTCCAGTACCACCCCGATGGCGACTCTGCCGACACCTACAGCAGCGAGCGGCGCTACGTGGACGTGGGCTCGGGGAGGCACTACCGCGAACGGGTGCCCGGCAGACCCAATGAGCGGCCGAGGCCCACCGACGAAGGCTATGTGCTGCACGACACGACGGGGAGCCAGTACGCGGGCTTCGCGCCCCACCGCGTGGAGGTGGAGTCGCGCACGCGTCTGGCCGTGGAGCATGAGGACCTGAAAGCGCTGCTGGCGGTGGCACATCCGAACGTGGCCTCGGCGGTGACGGCATTCATCCAACAGCGCCAGACCCCGTTCACTCCGGACGCGCTTCCCGCGGTGGTCCGCGCGCAGACGCTGCGCATTGGAAAGGGCCGCGCGCACCTGACGGACGAGGACGGACAGGCGCTGTTCTTCCCCACGCACGAGAAGCTGGAGGAGCTCCTGCATGTCGCGCTGGAGAGCGTGACGCTCCGGGCGGTCATCGGAGACGTGCGGATGAGAGAAGCGCTGCCCACGCTCCAGCCCCTGGCCCTGGTGGTGGAGACGGCGGACGCGCTGGAGTTCATCCCCCTCGTGAAGGGGGGAATCCTGGAGCCCAGCACGCTGTCCCGGACCGAGCGGACGGACGCGGCGCGGGAGGTGGGAGCGTCCACCGCGGCGCTCGCCTTGGTCGAGACGCGCGACACGCTCGCCGACCTGTTCTCTCATGGCCTGGCCGCGCTGGAGCCTCGCGAGGTGGCGCCGCTGGCCGCGCGGCTGAAGGAGCTCGGCCTGGAGAAGCCAGGGTCGCTGCTGGAGGCGCTGGCCGGGCGCACCGAGCCACTGGAGCGCCTGGACGACTTCATGAAGGTGTTCCAGGGGGTGAGCCTCGCGGTGACGAGGCTCGCCGCGCAGGTACAGGTCGCGCCGGCGGCGCTCGCGCCCGTGGCCACGCGGCCCAGTCTCTGGGCCTATGAACCCGAAATCCTGCTGTCGCCCAAGAAGCGCTGGCGGAAACAAGCGGAGCGGGAGTTGCCCCCGCACCAGGCCGCGGCGCAGGAGGCCTGGTCCGCCGCCCGGCTGAATGCGGAAGCCCTGCTGTGCGGCTACTACCCCCATTGGAGCGACGCCGTGGCGAGCCAGCGGATCCCCGAGCTGCTCGCGTCGCACGGGGAGCGGGCACTCCAGGCGGCCCGAGGCGCGCTCGCCGCCGAGCACAGCCGATTGGTGCGCCACACGGGACTGCGCGTGCTGGGCGCCCTGGGAGGACCGGAGGCTCGGCGCGAGTTGGAGGCCGCGCAGCAGCGGGAGGAGGACTTCTATTTGAAGCGGTTCGCCGCGGCGACGCTCCAGGACCTGCTCGCTCGCGAGGCCGGCGACGCGGAGGTGGCGCGACTGAAGCGCCAGCGCCGGGACGCGGCCGCACATCTGGCCGCGGTGGTGCGCATGCAGCCCGTGAAGCCGTGGCTCATGGAGCCCGACCCCGACTACCCGCGCCCTGGCCCCACGGAAGAAGAACGCCAGCGGGCGATGAATCAACTGGCGGAGCAGAACAACGCCGAGGTGATGCCCGTGCTTCGCCAGGCGGTGAGAAGCGCCGGCTCCCTGGATACGGACACCGCCATGAAGCTCGCGCTGCTGAATGACGGCACGGGCTGCTGGCGACTCCTCTCGCTCGCGCTCTTCGCCGTCCCGACGCCCGGCGTGGCGGACCACCCGGGGACCTATGGCGTGAGTGTGCTGGGCGACATCCACTGCGCCGCGCTGGTGGCGGACGCGTGCCTGGAGGGCAGGCCACCGGACCGGCTCGCGGAGGCCTGGAGCATGTTCAATCTGGCGGGGCTCCACGTCCTGATGGACCTGGCGGAGCACCGCCCCGAGGCCCTGGAGCGAAAATCCCTGCGCGAGCACATGAAGCCCGGTGCGTTCATGGAGCAGTTCGAGCCGGCCATCATCGCCCGTGAGCTCTCCGCGCGGCTCGAAGCGATTCAGCAGGCGTCGGACTTCGCGGAGCGCGCGGAGGGGCTGCTCCGACTGGCGGGACAGATTCCGCTCGCGGCGAAGCAGATCGCCGAGGCGGTCCTGCGCCTCCCCGCCGTGGCGAACCACCCCGTGCTGCAGAAGCAGGCGCAGCAGCTGCGCGCGGCGTGA
- a CDS encoding LysR family transcriptional regulator has product MATTPLNALNAFLAVARRRSFAAAAADLALSPSALSQAVRHLEARLGVTLLTRTSRSVALTDAGRRLLEDAGPAVDQAMEALKLATARPGEVTGRVRLTVPTMAVPVFLAPLLPVFLARHPKVEVHVRAENRMVDIVEEELDAGIRLSESIERDMVQLRLSTERRFLVVGAPAYLARRGTPQKPEDLLKHDCICIQSETSGSRYAWELERGRRNWRVPVAGPVTTTDSALMLTLAEAGVGLAYAFEPLVATQLANGTLRAVLEPYAPVVPGLFLYFPSRARMSPALRAFADVAREFSGLQKRSGPKTS; this is encoded by the coding sequence ATGGCCACCACTCCGCTCAACGCGCTGAATGCCTTCCTCGCGGTCGCGCGCCGACGCAGCTTCGCGGCGGCCGCGGCGGACCTGGCGCTCTCCCCGTCCGCGCTCAGCCAGGCCGTGCGCCATCTGGAGGCACGGCTGGGCGTCACCCTCCTCACGCGCACCTCGCGCAGCGTAGCGCTCACGGACGCGGGGCGTCGCCTGCTGGAGGACGCGGGGCCCGCGGTGGACCAGGCGATGGAGGCGCTCAAGCTGGCCACCGCCAGGCCCGGCGAGGTGACGGGCCGCGTGCGCCTCACCGTGCCCACCATGGCCGTGCCGGTGTTCCTCGCGCCGCTGCTGCCGGTGTTCCTCGCGCGCCACCCGAAGGTCGAGGTGCACGTGCGCGCCGAGAACCGCATGGTGGACATCGTCGAGGAGGAGTTGGACGCGGGCATCCGCCTGAGCGAATCCATCGAGCGGGACATGGTGCAGCTCCGCCTGTCGACGGAGCGGCGGTTCCTCGTGGTGGGCGCGCCGGCGTATCTGGCGCGACGGGGCACGCCCCAGAAGCCCGAGGACCTCCTGAAACACGATTGCATCTGTATCCAGTCGGAAACCTCTGGCTCGCGCTACGCATGGGAGCTGGAGCGGGGCCGCCGGAACTGGCGCGTCCCGGTGGCCGGGCCAGTGACGACCACCGACAGCGCGCTGATGCTGACGCTGGCCGAAGCAGGCGTGGGGCTGGCGTACGCGTTCGAGCCGTTGGTGGCGACCCAGCTCGCGAACGGCACGCTGCGCGCGGTGCTCGAGCCCTACGCGCCCGTCGTCCCGGGGTTGTTCCTCTACTTCCCCAGCCGCGCGCGAATGTCCCCGGCCCTGCGAGCCTTCGCGGACGTGGCGCGAGAGTTCTCCGGGCTCCAGAAGCGCTCGGGCCCCAAGACCTCCTGA
- a CDS encoding NAD(P)-dependent alcohol dehydrogenase, producing the protein MKTSAYAAATPHAPLAPTTIERREPGAHDVVLDVLYCGICHSDIHQARDEWGGGLFPMVPGHEIVGRVQRVGSGVTKFKVGDLVGVGCTVDSCRTCAQCRDGAEQFCEQGTAFTYNGTELDRKTPTYGGYSARMVVTEHFVVRIPAGLDPAKAAPLLCAGITTYSPLRQWNCKPGDRVGVVGLGGLGHMAVKLAAAMGAEVTLLSTSTRKQDDARRMGAQGFALTTDPTTFARLANHFDLIIDTVSAEHDYNAYLGMLRPRGTMVLVGAPPTPTPVGAFSLINGNKRLVGSMIGGIAETQEMLDFCAARGIASDVEIIPIQQVNAAYERMMKGDVRYRFVIDMASLPRE; encoded by the coding sequence ATGAAGACCTCTGCCTACGCCGCCGCCACGCCCCATGCGCCCCTGGCGCCCACCACCATCGAGCGCCGCGAGCCCGGCGCTCACGACGTGGTGCTCGACGTCCTGTACTGCGGCATCTGCCACTCCGACATCCACCAGGCCCGCGACGAGTGGGGCGGCGGCCTCTTCCCCATGGTCCCGGGGCACGAGATTGTCGGTCGCGTGCAGCGCGTGGGCTCGGGCGTCACGAAGTTCAAGGTGGGAGACCTGGTGGGCGTGGGCTGCACCGTGGACTCGTGCCGGACGTGCGCGCAGTGCCGCGATGGCGCGGAGCAGTTCTGCGAGCAGGGCACCGCGTTCACGTACAACGGCACGGAGCTGGACCGGAAGACGCCCACCTACGGCGGCTACTCGGCGCGGATGGTCGTCACCGAGCACTTCGTGGTGCGCATCCCCGCGGGGCTGGACCCGGCCAAGGCCGCGCCGCTGCTGTGCGCTGGCATCACCACGTACTCGCCCCTGCGTCAGTGGAACTGCAAGCCGGGAGACCGCGTGGGCGTGGTGGGCCTGGGCGGACTGGGCCACATGGCGGTGAAGCTCGCGGCCGCGATGGGCGCCGAGGTGACGCTGCTCAGCACGTCCACGCGCAAGCAGGACGACGCGCGCCGGATGGGTGCCCAGGGCTTCGCCCTCACGACGGACCCCACCACGTTCGCGCGGCTGGCGAACCACTTCGACCTCATCATCGACACCGTCTCGGCCGAGCACGACTACAACGCGTACCTGGGCATGCTGCGCCCGCGCGGCACCATGGTGCTGGTGGGCGCGCCGCCGACGCCGACGCCCGTGGGCGCGTTCTCGCTCATCAACGGGAACAAGCGGCTGGTCGGCTCGATGATTGGCGGCATCGCGGAGACGCAGGAGATGCTCGACTTCTGCGCCGCGCGAGGCATCGCATCCGACGTGGAGATCATCCCCATTCAGCAGGTCAACGCGGCCTACGAGCGGATGATGAAGGGCGACGTGCGCTACCGCTTCGTCATCGACATGGCCAGCCTGCCGCGGGAGTGA
- a CDS encoding DUF2171 domain-containing protein, translating to MVKLGSVREGMTVRAADGHKVGHVVGVGDTHFELEKHLVPIPRRDYLIDYGDVDVVRGREVFLKQADHPLLTLEVDDDGGALPPRNSGSLDAEPSNETPGIASPS from the coding sequence ATGGTGAAGCTGGGAAGCGTGCGCGAGGGTATGACGGTGCGCGCCGCGGATGGACACAAGGTGGGGCACGTCGTGGGCGTGGGCGACACCCACTTCGAGCTGGAGAAGCACCTGGTGCCCATCCCGCGTCGCGACTACCTCATCGACTACGGCGACGTGGATGTGGTGCGCGGGCGCGAGGTCTTCTTGAAGCAGGCGGACCATCCGCTGCTCACCCTGGAGGTCGACGATGACGGCGGCGCCTTGCCTCCGCGCAACAGCGGCAGCCTGGACGCGGAGCCCAGCAATGAGACGCCGGGGATTGCCTCACCCTCCTGA
- a CDS encoding galactose oxidase: MRRLSASCVTVALFTVVFSCSPGPRADTGEAELDGVPGALLTPRRLLPFVQLEDGRVLAAGGHDGHRTLTACEVFEPETGEWHATGALHTGRRNHATVRLADGRVLVVGGTNGLAMGALASAEVFTPATGTWAEVSPMHEPRNDPAMVLLADGRVLVAGGTDVDRRVLRSAELFDPTTGTWSPAEPPAFARGGARTAVLLRDGRALFASGLQSELYDATTGHWEKAGLVGGAAGTHRLGHTVTLLPDGRVLVVGGITQRAAETAEVFSPVTGAWTLLPSPMVPRDHHTTVVTSEGAVLVMGGEHYTTGALASVERFEPTTDTWSSSPALHDAREGATALLLPDETVVLAGGWNELGTLALSEAYVPDSCVPATCATRVGTCGAVQDGCGRVLDCGPCTVPERSGP; the protein is encoded by the coding sequence ATGCGACGGCTTTCGGCTTCTTGCGTCACGGTGGCGCTCTTCACGGTGGTCTTCTCTTGCAGCCCGGGTCCGCGCGCGGACACGGGGGAGGCGGAGCTTGATGGCGTGCCCGGCGCGCTGCTCACGCCTCGGCGGTTGCTGCCCTTCGTCCAGTTGGAGGACGGGCGCGTGTTGGCGGCCGGAGGGCATGACGGGCACCGCACGTTGACGGCGTGCGAGGTGTTCGAGCCCGAGACCGGCGAGTGGCACGCCACGGGCGCGCTGCACACGGGGCGGCGCAATCACGCGACGGTGCGGCTCGCGGATGGGCGCGTGCTGGTGGTGGGTGGCACCAACGGTCTGGCGATGGGCGCGCTGGCGAGCGCGGAGGTCTTCACGCCCGCCACGGGCACGTGGGCGGAGGTGTCGCCCATGCATGAGCCGCGCAATGATCCGGCGATGGTGTTGCTGGCGGATGGGCGCGTGCTGGTGGCGGGCGGCACGGACGTGGATCGCCGCGTGTTGCGCTCGGCGGAGCTGTTTGATCCGACGACGGGCACGTGGTCTCCGGCCGAGCCACCCGCGTTCGCGCGAGGTGGGGCGCGCACGGCCGTGCTGCTGCGTGATGGTCGAGCGCTCTTCGCCAGCGGTCTCCAGTCAGAGCTGTACGACGCGACCACGGGCCACTGGGAGAAGGCGGGCCTGGTGGGCGGCGCGGCGGGCACGCATCGACTGGGGCACACGGTGACGTTGCTGCCAGACGGGCGCGTGCTCGTGGTGGGTGGCATCACCCAGCGCGCGGCGGAGACGGCGGAGGTGTTCTCTCCGGTGACGGGCGCGTGGACGTTGTTGCCGTCGCCCATGGTGCCGCGTGACCACCACACCACGGTGGTGACGTCCGAGGGCGCGGTGCTGGTGATGGGCGGAGAGCACTACACCACGGGCGCGCTCGCCTCGGTGGAGCGCTTTGAGCCGACGACGGACACGTGGTCCTCCTCGCCCGCGCTCCACGACGCGCGAGAGGGCGCCACCGCGTTGCTGCTGCCGGACGAGACGGTGGTCCTGGCGGGCGGTTGGAACGAGTTGGGAACGCTCGCGCTCAGCGAGGCGTACGTGCCGGACAGCTGCGTGCCCGCCACGTGCGCGACGCGAGTGGGCACGTGCGGCGCTGTGCAGGACGGCTGCGGGCGCGTGCTCGACTGCGGACCGTGCACGGTGCCGGAGCGCAGCGGTCCGTAG